The following is a genomic window from Carassius gibelio isolate Cgi1373 ecotype wild population from Czech Republic chromosome B7, carGib1.2-hapl.c, whole genome shotgun sequence.
CGGGGTTATGTAAGTCTCACTGGCCACCTGTCTTTTGTTTCGTATAGTAATAGATACCACCTTGCTGACGCCAGTTTTGCCTCTTGTTAAACGAGAAGAGGTCACTCCAATGGAGGTCTCCAGTAAACCTTCAGCTTTCAAGGTTTGTATAAATCACGAGACAGAAACCACCACAATAAATAGATCCctattttcatacattttgatAAATGCCCATGTTTATCGTGTTTGCAACCCAACAGACCTCTGAAGTCATTAGTTCAGCCCAGCAAACCTTAGATATGAGTGCCGAGGACTCCGCCAATAACTGCAAATTTTCCAGTCCACTGGTACACCAAACAAGAGAACAGGATCAATCTCAGAACTCTGTCTTTTCCAACAAAGAACCATTCAGCACCATCCAGGAACAGAGTCTTGCACCCAGTGGCTCTTTCCATGTGCCTAATAAATCTCTACTTCAGCAAGGAGCTCAGCCATTCCTCTTGGAACACAGAGAGAGTCTCGGACAGGAGAGGACAGGCAACAATGGCGGTTCAGTGGTGGGGCTTTCCCAGATTGATGACAACTCACAGCAGCAGCTCTCACTTCTACCTCCAGATGAGGTGGCACAACTGGAGCAGGCTGTACGGCAGCTGCAAGCGAAGGGATTCTGCAACATCCATCTCCAGAGTGAGAATTCACTCTCAAAACAAAGACACCATCAACTTCAACAGCACCATCAGCAATTCCAACAGCAGAAGCATCAAatccaacagcagcagcagcaaatccagcaacagcagcagcacatCCAGCAACAAGAGCAACAAATCCAGTTGCAGCAGCAGCAACACCAGCAGCAGCAAGCTCTGGAGAACCTTCAACATCAGTTCTTTCAGCCCCAGGTTCAGATACATTGTAGTTCAGAGCAGCAGAGCTCTTCCAAAGGTATAGTGCAGAATGGAAGTTCCCTCTTCCAGCAAACCCCAGcccaagagcagcagcaacaagcATCCCTGTTTCAACAAGCAACTGGCTTTCTTCAGCAGCAACCCAGTCATTCCCCACCTTCTCTGTTTCACAACCCTACAGCCATGACCGAATCCCAAAGCCCACAGGAGGCTCTTTTCCACACACAGAAGACCTCACCCAGTCAGGATCAGGTCCAAGCTTCCCTTTTCCAAAACAATCTGACAATTCTTAGTAGGTCCAACATGTCAGCGGAAGCTCACCCATCTACGACCAGTATGTTTCTTTCCCAAAATGCCATACCAGGTCAACTTGCCATTAACGCCGGCCAGCCACAGCAACTGGCCTTTCACACTTCTATGCAGACATCTTCTCTTGAGCCACCATCTGTATTTCCGACTCCACCCCAACTGTCCCCCATTCAGCAAGGCACTCCAATGGAGCAGCAGCAATCACCACAGCGTCCCCAACCTGGATCCATGTTCCAGAGCATCTCCCAGTCAGCAAGCAAACTTCCCTCTGGTCAGCAGCAGCAGGCTGGTCTACTCCTCGGTTCCTTAAATTCTCCAGTGACACAAGAGCAAACTTCCAATTTGTTATTTGGTGGGCAAGTCCAGATAGTATCAATGAACAACAGTAGCCTATTTTCTCCAGAACAACAGAACACTTCCCTTCCCTTTTCTCAGACCGGCATGGTTACAGTCAGGCAGCAGGAGTCACCTGAACCCATGACATTTCAGGATCAGACTACTATGGGGGTCAGCCCCTCCTCGAATAAGCCCATCTTCCAAGACCAGCAACCAATGCAGTTGGCACCAAGTTCTGGTACAGGCCCTTCACAGTCTGTAAACCTCTTCATGGCCCAATCCAGCATGCAAGGGAGTATGGCTTCTCAAGAAACCCTTTTTGCACCTCAAAGTGATGTAACCAGAATTCAGACTAGCACTTCCTCTCCAGTACAACAGCCTGGTCAACTCTTTCATACCACAAAGAGTGGAAGCCTCAACCAGCCCAATCAGAATCAACAGCCAGACCTGTTCCTCTTTGAGATTCAGAACGGTTAGTCAATTCTCTTGAACATACTTGCCTGTTTGACTCATAATTCAGAGCCTTAACTCATTTTAACGTAGGGCTGGACGATATGGCCAGAATTTATATCACTAAATGTATCGAATATTCTGATATCGATATGACCATAAAAAAGCCTTACAAAAACTGCAAAGAATGCCTACATTCTTTGCATGAAACAATTTATTTGCCAAATCTTTAACTTGTATTTAAGCTTCATACAAACAAGAAAGGTGATATCTCCATCAAATAAACATAATCTAAGTTTCTCAGACTCgccttattaaaattaatatctttaactttaaagagccagtaagatgaaaattctaagcttcctatcattgtttataagtcctgtacaacatgTTTAAAACCatgcaaggttaaaaaacattgtcattttgtcaaaatataatttttaaattacctcaattctcagagatccccaaacggttcacgcgaagctgttcaggattcagtttccttaaaccccacctttcggtagcatactgtgttctgattggtcaactgacatagttttgattggctgttccgcacacaacttcacggtaaacaatgctttagcaatctttttggggtgaattatgttttattcctctcatcgcgaagcaaacagtaaaataaaaaaacttgaagaacagtctcgctgctttttcttctgcgggggtgtggtcacattagatataatgaagggagacgtgaaaaacaaacattgcgttgttttcacatggattactttatcacattggaaatcacagattttttttttccggcagcacttgtttagtttaaaagtagacatgtcaagttttctattgatatctctctcatgtctcttcgttgagtattcacggagttacacttcatttcaaTGAATAGTTTGTAAaataagatcagcgcagacaaaggctgcagacagcacaccttgtttgttatctttattttataagtgcacaaagtttagatgttattatgtaaaaaatagaccctttacagtacgattgatgtattgctcttatctgtacaattaaaactgaaagtgtaatttaagttctttttggggtTATCAGGGGAAAATGACTCTCAGGGAAAAATcgtgttaatcgactccagagggttaacataTAGTGCTAGCGCGACATAGgctactgataagacgctcgggagaaaacaaacacataacttcataatcatacttacaggttgtgattcggagatgctcgttgtactaaataaagttggtaatgaaccctcttttatggccaaatgctttgaaaattccgctgtactcaccgagattagaaaagcagtcatcagtgaaatgttgtgaacacaacaaaagggatttgttgtactgctctggtattgtggtgaaaatgaattttagccattggttcttctgatcttcattatttggcagtgaaaataaaacaaacttgcctttacaattaaaaaaacactgtctcctcgacatgacgctatcacaccaaacagagtgtctgtgtgggggtggggcagctcagagttccgtttctcccaacacggtcggcggagattattatgcaaagtgctcctagtgacgtacatagagatgggcaaaagatttgaaatctataacgactcgtttcagtgattcagagacgactccttactttagaagccaataactttataaatcgtgtactttttggtttaattactttgcacattgtttacactgatggacagctacatcatacactgtaatacaggtaatttttgatttcccatctgtgtggctctttaaactaAAACATTGGCTTATTATCTTATAGATTGAAACTTAAGTGTTTTggccaggggcgtcgctaggccctttttaggggggcttcagcttatgcccagcccccctaaaaaattatttgattaattaattagtgatcgcttcagtcccctttaaaaactaatttgagacggtggcaagctgcatcaagttccggctcctccccttatctgagtctgcatggattcagcgcgtttttcaatccacaggggcgccgagcagagcgaacatcagagagtacaaagtgtgtgtgtgtgtgtgtgtgcgtgtgcgtgtgtgtgcgtgcgtgtgtgcgtgtggtgtgtgtgttctcgcatccaataccagtacgtcttcgctgctttcactttcagcctttaccacagtgtgacagatgttttttcttccaacaaaaatgaagcgattaacacccatgaaaacatactttagaaaacgatcatgatttattttaatttactttttgaaattgaaaacatattattgtgtatttcggcattacattatgcagccatgcaaaataaattattaacgacacacatcattgtctgaaagtactaaatggcacagagagagaaacatcatgtggagttattttgttttctattattaaacataattttatattaagtaataattaatcattagtgtatcatgatacatatattagagtaagagtaaagggatctgtgatttttttttttaaaaatttaagtaattgatttatagaagtttaataaatataaataaatatagaacagattaaacatattgccaatagacaattacattaatacatgttttgtctatattcttaatgaatattagctggttagttaaatgatttgaaatgaaataaatgttcaggggctgacttgatgtataaccaaccgtattgttgattataaaggctaaaaagctaaaaattaataataataataataataataaaatataataatttatatttcattgtagatggatatacaaaattttttttgtcgtgtgggagtaggtctgcaagtgagcaacagtcaggtgagaatagaacagacagcctcacacacacacacacaataccactgtgttcccaagattcattgcagtcattgaacccttatgttgttttaattttctgccaatttccacgtacatttcataagaaaaagcagtggtatcatcaaaggataaatatgaatgtcctaatactgaatcaggaagtctttattgtaaaaaaataaaaaatataaaaaaaaatatctacattcccaattcaaaattttccagtgactggtcacatctaaaaaactgtattagtttttttttacagtgttatatatggctcagtcagtactcctactcccatatatgaaatacagggaatacaatggaatagtggattgcaataaggttagtagtatacaaccctaccctaatagtaaaataatattttttaatcatacccttattgggggctgagcccccctaaaatctaaatcttagaatcgcccctggtttCGGCCaggataaaaaaatatgaaaagtacTCAcagttgctgcaaaaaaaaaaaaaaaaaaaaaaaaatatatatatatatatatatatatatatatatatatatatatatatataataatataaaattattgtcTAGCCCTATTCTAATGATTTATTTCCTGCAGAGTGCCGTCAGCTAATGAACAGCCAAGGATCTACACTGTCTGACCAGATCATTGCCATCAATCAGTCTGGACAGACTCAGCAAGAGAGTGAAGATCAAATCCAGTCTTTACTTGGGCAGTCTATAGCAGACCCAGGAACTGTGCAAACCACCTTGACAACCTCTCAGAACATGGAGAAGATTGACCACCTTCTGGTGAGCCTACAGGAGCAAGCCAATAACATCTCCCACTCCTACTAGGGCCTTCAAGGTGTGGCTTCCCAATCCATTCAATACATGATTGTAGATATTTCTTGCAGACATATACACTGAGCAAGCCATTCACTCTATATATATTGACACTAAGAAAGTAGAGTCGCCTGTTGAAAGATCTGGCAGAGTTCTGTTTTGATCTTCAGTTCTCAAGAAACCTCAATGCGAGAGCATTTCTCAGAGGAACTGCTATAAAGATTGTCATTAGTTCCACAGCAACCCCATCATAAATAAGGCTTTGAGGCATTTGAGAACTATATTGAAGTACACAGTAGGATATTTGATGCACCTGGAAACCTAGAGATTCTGCCTTGAGTGTctctttatttttacagtgacagaaagagaagatCAGGACACACGGGATGACTGCAGTTATGCCTGAACATGATTCGTGGACACCCCACTTTCTCAGTGAGCCTCGGATAACTTTGTGATGTCTGTTTTTAACTGTTTAACATAATCAAGGATGCTTGACAGAAGCAGTCTgcagtgtgatttttattttcaacactttTGCAAACAGTCGTTAATACCTTTCTGTCTCGGTACACTTCTATAAGCTATTATGCTTTTGTAAAACTATTTTATGCAGTCAAATGGGGAAAGAAGATATCTAAgtgagaaatgtgtttttggcATTTTCCCCCTAGCACTTTATATATGTTTTCAGTATGACTCGTTGACATTTCATCAAGATGTCTATCTCAGACCATGTTTACTGTATTAATAATTCTAGTGTCTTTGGACTGTATAATACTATACCAATGAAATGTAGAAAAAGATAGAAATGTTCATTCCTGCTTTAAAAAAGCACTTAGGAGTAATCTGAAAAACAAATAGCTTCTgatatttatgttttgattatgGTTTACATAAGTACATTTAATTGgtgtttgctttgttttgcatGTCAGAGTGTCCTATATTAACATGTGTATCTGTGACATATTATTTTATGTGTCTTTTACTGATTCTAAAATATTGATAGTTTATGCGTATATCATGCTGTGTCATTGTGATGGTTTGGGTTGTTTTATTTGCCAGTGTCTGGTATGCTGGAACAAGGCCGATTGTTTTTATTGGCAAATCAGAAGGGAGTGTCCAACAAGTATTATCGACACGTTCTCTGAACATACTGGCATACAGTAAATACACATGCTGAATATGTTGGGGAAGCAACCCTTTATCTTTTGTAGCAGAAATagttttttaatcaattaaaaatttGTATAGCCAATGAATAGCCATCAGCATGTCAAAATCGAAGACCATGTTTAACCTTTGATCTATATTGGCCGTTTTCATGGCTCAGGTGATTTTTAATATTCGGCTATGAAGTGAGTTTGTTTTGAATGTACTGTAGAGAAACATCACGTGAGCTgtgcatttaaagggatactccacccactGATGGCAGACGGACTATTCTGatgacgtctttcatacttttctggaccttgaaagtGTAACTtatttggcagtcaatgggatagtcacaagcctcccggttttcatccaaaatatcttcaattttgtttggaagacgaacaaagcttttacatgtttggaacgacttgGGGATAAGTGATTaaagacaaaattttcattttggggtggagtatccctttaaagctcATGAATGTGTTCTTGCGTCAGACGTGATGTAAAGCTGCCAAACTAGTTTGTGTGCTCTGAATATTTGGCTGATGTGAAGTTAGTTGGCAGATTGTCTTGTTAGTATCAGGATGAATATATACATTATGAGGGAGCTGTTCTCTGTAATGTCACAGAAATGGCTCATTTGAGCCTGCTTTGGTATTTTTTCTTTGCTAAGAACCTTAGGTGATTTTTATGCCTACTTTTTAGTAGAGACTATTTTATCCTCTTCTTTGGAGAAGTTTTACTTGAAGGGTGCTCTCCGCACGGGGAAGAACTGTGAACAGGAACTggaaaaaagcattttattttgatttaattgttattaattcTCCATAGTTATGTGGATATTTACCTTTTCAccatacttcttttttttttagaaaatatttactttcGTCTCAAGAATTTCCAGATTTAGAATCAATGCATATTGAATCGTTATGacaaatttcagattttttatttttttttcatacagaatgacatcttttaaataaaaatagtctGTGTAACCCATGTACTGTAACATCATGATTAGGCTGCACGGACATTGTTGAGAGTCATCATCATAATGCACAGTGATTCAGTTTCACTATTGCAAAAGAATATCATGGTTCTTAAATCTGGATTTTTAATGGGGATTTAATAACTGGCTGGTCAGAACTTGATTTCCTATAAAGATTTCATCAATCTTTTGGGAAATACAAGCCATAAAAACAAGCATTGCCCctaaaaatgatgttttatttgattCTTGGGACcaattattaattatatgtagTTCAGTGAAGAAATCTAAACATCTGTTTGGGTGAAATAACATTTAGaaattgatatatataaaaaatgtaataggtAACGTGTGCAGGTGTCTGTCTTTTGATAgtctttttctttaaaacatattaaaagtcACAGTTCAATAAGGCATATCAAAAATagcttcatttatttgtaaacacATTCTTCCTACTCATCCCAGTCACAAAATCTATACTAAACAATATGcctctaaaaaaattttttatattggTTGACACATACATTAATTGGAAGTTGTGCCTTCTGATTTATACTTTAAAGCAGATAATTTGACTGGTCAAGAAACCAACACCCCTTTAAAATATGTTCCAATAAATATACATGTATGCATCTCTTTAAATGTGACTAGAGAATACGCAATATTACTTTTCAATCTGTTTAATGCAATATACACTTCTGTTTAATTTTTGTGTAGCAGTTAACTTATTGCTTTAAACAGTTAAGCGGTTAGAGCAACTGCCAGAAAAAATACAGCCTTT
Proteins encoded in this region:
- the LOC127962475 gene encoding nuclear factor of activated T-cells 5-like isoform X3 gives rise to the protein MSQKSGGEAGPPPSTALATDASSVSSALSMGSPRSAFPTSFTSASERIAVHESSTPGDVSNQRKAEVLAAENKLSGREKGGQQTQQQHQMTPSKRPVLNISPPPEDLFDESNMSCQDELFLDSEQSSNIWIEKSVSNFSIVSSSSYNDNTEVPRKARKCTPRQKPGPKPVPAEEVSMDVFDADSAKGPHFVLSQLGPDSKTCSKANSDGPQASGLKGGILSRQYPQKSEGKELKIVVQPETQHRARYLTEGSRGSVKDRTQQGFPTIKLEGVKESVVLQIFVANDAGRVKPHGFYQACRVTGRNTTTCREVDIEGTTVIEVPLDPSSNMTLAVDCVGILKLRNADVEARIGVAGSKRKSTRARLVFRVNIQRPDGSVLTLQTSSSPILCTQPAGVPEILKKSLHSCSVKGGSEVFIIGKNFLKGTKVLFQESASDDKSWKAEADIDMEFFHQNHLIVKVPPYQNPAITSPVSVGIYVVTNAGRSHDVQPFTYTPEPVVNASVKKEDLPPVTPCCFEQMKVIDTTLLTPVLPLVKREEVTPMEVSSKPSAFKTSEVISSAQQTLDMSAEDSANNCKFSSPLVHQTREQDQSQNSVFSNKEPFSTIQEQSLAPSGSFHVPNKSLLQQGAQPFLLEHRESLGQERTGNNGGSVVGLSQIDDNSQQQLSLLPPDEVAQLEQAVRQLQAKGFCNIHLQSENSLSKQRHHQLQQHHQQFQQQKHQIQQQQQQIQQQQQHIQQQEQQIQLQQQQHQQQQALENLQHQFFQPQVQIHCSSEQQSSSKGIVQNGSSLFQQTPAQEQQQQASLFQQATGFLQQQPSHSPPSLFHNPTAMTESQSPQEALFHTQKTSPSQDQVQASLFQNNLTILSRSNMSAEAHPSTTSMFLSQNAIPGQLAINAGQPQQLAFHTSMQTSSLEPPSVFPTPPQLSPIQQGTPMEQQQSPQRPQPGSMFQSISQSASKLPSGQQQQAGLLLGSLNSPVTQEQTSNLLFGGQVQIVSMNNSSLFSPEQQNTSLPFSQTGMVTVRQQESPEPMTFQDQTTMGVSPSSNKPIFQDQQPMQLAPSSGTGPSQSVNLFMAQSSMQGSMASQETLFAPQSDVTRIQTSTSSPVQQPGQLFHTTKSGSLNQPNQNQQPDLFLFEIQNECRQLMNSQGSTLSDQIIAINQSGQTQQESEDQIQSLLGQSIADPGTVQTTLTTSQNMEKIDHLLVSLQEQANNISHSY
- the LOC127962475 gene encoding nuclear factor of activated T-cells 5-like isoform X4, whose amino-acid sequence is MGSPRSAFPTSFTSASERIAVHESSTPGDVSNQRKAEVLAAENKLSGREKGGQQTQQQHQMTPSKRPVLNISPPPEDLFDESNMSCQDELFLDSEQSSNIWIEKSVSNFSIVSSSSYNDNTEVPRKARKCTPRQKPGPKPVPAEEVSMDVFDADSAKGPHFVLSQLGPDSKTCSKANSDGPQASGLKGGILSRQYPQKSEGKELKIVVQPETQHRARYLTEGSRGSVKDRTQQGFPTIKLEGVKESVVLQIFVANDAGRVKPHGFYQACRVTGRNTTTCREVDIEGTTVIEVPLDPSSNMTLAVDCVGILKLRNADVEARIGVAGSKRKSTRARLVFRVNIQRPDGSVLTLQTSSSPILCTQPAGVPEILKKSLHSCSVKGGSEVFIIGKNFLKGTKVLFQESASDDKSWKAEADIDMEFFHQNHLIVKVPPYQNPAITSPVSVGIYVVTNAGRSHDVQPFTYTPEPVVNASVKKEDLPPVTPCCFEQMKVIDTTLLTPVLPLVKREEVTPMEVSSKPSAFKTSEVISSAQQTLDMSAEDSANNCKFSSPLVHQTREQDQSQNSVFSNKEPFSTIQEQSLAPSGSFHVPNKSLLQQGAQPFLLEHRESLGQERTGNNGGSVVGLSQIDDNSQQQLSLLPPDEVAQLEQAVRQLQAKGFCNIHLQSENSLSKQRHHQLQQHHQQFQQQKHQIQQQQQQIQQQQQHIQQQEQQIQLQQQQHQQQQALENLQHQFFQPQVQIHCSSEQQSSSKGIVQNGSSLFQQTPAQEQQQQASLFQQATGFLQQQPSHSPPSLFHNPTAMTESQSPQEALFHTQKTSPSQDQVQASLFQNNLTILSRSNMSAEAHPSTTSMFLSQNAIPGQLAINAGQPQQLAFHTSMQTSSLEPPSVFPTPPQLSPIQQGTPMEQQQSPQRPQPGSMFQSISQSASKLPSGQQQQAGLLLGSLNSPVTQEQTSNLLFGGQVQIVSMNNSSLFSPEQQNTSLPFSQTGMVTVRQQESPEPMTFQDQTTMGVSPSSNKPIFQDQQPMQLAPSSGTGPSQSVNLFMAQSSMQGSMASQETLFAPQSDVTRIQTSTSSPVQQPGQLFHTTKSGSLNQPNQNQQPDLFLFEIQNECRQLMNSQGSTLSDQIIAINQSGQTQQESEDQIQSLLGQSIADPGTVQTTLTTSQNMEKIDHLLVSLQEQANNISHSY
- the LOC127962475 gene encoding nuclear factor of activated T-cells 5-like isoform X2 — its product is MPSDFTSLFSADVDLDSPNSLYSKESVYDLLPKELQLPSSREQNAAAMSQKSGGEAGPPPSTALATDASSVSSALSMGSPRSAFPTSFTSASERIAVHESSTPGDVSNQRKAEVLAAENKLSGREKGGQQTQQQHQMTPSKRPVLNISPPPEDLFDESNMSCQDELFLDSEQSSNIWIEKSVSNFSIVSSSSYNDNTEVPRKARKCTPRQKPGPKPVPAEEVSMDVFDADSAKGPHFVLSQLGPDSKTCSKANSDGPQASGLKGGILSRQYPQKSEGKELKIVVQPETQHRARYLTEGSRGSVKDRTQQGFPTIKLEGVKESVVLQIFVANDAGRVKPHGFYQACRVTGRNTTTCREVDIEGTTVIEVPLDPSSNMTLAVDCVGILKLRNADVEARIGVAGSKRKSTRARLVFRVNIQRPDGSVLTLQTSSSPILCTQPAGVPEILKKSLHSCSVKGGSEVFIIGKNFLKGTKVLFQESASDDKSWKAEADIDMEFFHQNHLIVKVPPYQNPAITSPVSVGIYVVTNAGRSHDVQPFTYTPEPVVNASVKKEDLPPVTPCCFEQMKDTTLLTPVLPLVKREEVTPMEVSSKPSAFKTSEVISSAQQTLDMSAEDSANNCKFSSPLVHQTREQDQSQNSVFSNKEPFSTIQEQSLAPSGSFHVPNKSLLQQGAQPFLLEHRESLGQERTGNNGGSVVGLSQIDDNSQQQLSLLPPDEVAQLEQAVRQLQAKGFCNIHLQSENSLSKQRHHQLQQHHQQFQQQKHQIQQQQQQIQQQQQHIQQQEQQIQLQQQQHQQQQALENLQHQFFQPQVQIHCSSEQQSSSKGIVQNGSSLFQQTPAQEQQQQASLFQQATGFLQQQPSHSPPSLFHNPTAMTESQSPQEALFHTQKTSPSQDQVQASLFQNNLTILSRSNMSAEAHPSTTSMFLSQNAIPGQLAINAGQPQQLAFHTSMQTSSLEPPSVFPTPPQLSPIQQGTPMEQQQSPQRPQPGSMFQSISQSASKLPSGQQQQAGLLLGSLNSPVTQEQTSNLLFGGQVQIVSMNNSSLFSPEQQNTSLPFSQTGMVTVRQQESPEPMTFQDQTTMGVSPSSNKPIFQDQQPMQLAPSSGTGPSQSVNLFMAQSSMQGSMASQETLFAPQSDVTRIQTSTSSPVQQPGQLFHTTKSGSLNQPNQNQQPDLFLFEIQNECRQLMNSQGSTLSDQIIAINQSGQTQQESEDQIQSLLGQSIADPGTVQTTLTTSQNMEKIDHLLVSLQEQANNISHSY
- the LOC127962475 gene encoding nuclear factor of activated T-cells 5-like isoform X1; this translates as MPSDFTSLFSADVDLDSPNSLYSKESVYDLLPKELQLPSSREQNAAAMSQKSGGEAGPPPSTALATDASSVSSALSMGSPRSAFPTSFTSASERIAVHESSTPGDVSNQRKAEVLAAENKLSGREKGGQQTQQQHQMTPSKRPVLNISPPPEDLFDESNMSCQDELFLDSEQSSNIWIEKSVSNFSIVSSSSYNDNTEVPRKARKCTPRQKPGPKPVPAEEVSMDVFDADSAKGPHFVLSQLGPDSKTCSKANSDGPQASGLKGGILSRQYPQKSEGKELKIVVQPETQHRARYLTEGSRGSVKDRTQQGFPTIKLEGVKESVVLQIFVANDAGRVKPHGFYQACRVTGRNTTTCREVDIEGTTVIEVPLDPSSNMTLAVDCVGILKLRNADVEARIGVAGSKRKSTRARLVFRVNIQRPDGSVLTLQTSSSPILCTQPAGVPEILKKSLHSCSVKGGSEVFIIGKNFLKGTKVLFQESASDDKSWKAEADIDMEFFHQNHLIVKVPPYQNPAITSPVSVGIYVVTNAGRSHDVQPFTYTPEPVVNASVKKEDLPPVTPCCFEQMKVIDTTLLTPVLPLVKREEVTPMEVSSKPSAFKTSEVISSAQQTLDMSAEDSANNCKFSSPLVHQTREQDQSQNSVFSNKEPFSTIQEQSLAPSGSFHVPNKSLLQQGAQPFLLEHRESLGQERTGNNGGSVVGLSQIDDNSQQQLSLLPPDEVAQLEQAVRQLQAKGFCNIHLQSENSLSKQRHHQLQQHHQQFQQQKHQIQQQQQQIQQQQQHIQQQEQQIQLQQQQHQQQQALENLQHQFFQPQVQIHCSSEQQSSSKGIVQNGSSLFQQTPAQEQQQQASLFQQATGFLQQQPSHSPPSLFHNPTAMTESQSPQEALFHTQKTSPSQDQVQASLFQNNLTILSRSNMSAEAHPSTTSMFLSQNAIPGQLAINAGQPQQLAFHTSMQTSSLEPPSVFPTPPQLSPIQQGTPMEQQQSPQRPQPGSMFQSISQSASKLPSGQQQQAGLLLGSLNSPVTQEQTSNLLFGGQVQIVSMNNSSLFSPEQQNTSLPFSQTGMVTVRQQESPEPMTFQDQTTMGVSPSSNKPIFQDQQPMQLAPSSGTGPSQSVNLFMAQSSMQGSMASQETLFAPQSDVTRIQTSTSSPVQQPGQLFHTTKSGSLNQPNQNQQPDLFLFEIQNECRQLMNSQGSTLSDQIIAINQSGQTQQESEDQIQSLLGQSIADPGTVQTTLTTSQNMEKIDHLLVSLQEQANNISHSY